A genomic window from Cyanobium sp. ATX 6F1 includes:
- a CDS encoding molybdopterin-dependent oxidoreductase, producing MNRRQLLGLGLGGSSSLLLGGCALNGVSEAVGNGTQPLNERLEALLQGQGKVPEFRPDQVEPAALLVNSFNGTPRLDPKRYRLQVKGLVGRPLNLDLTDLAALPQHTSVMRHVCVEGWSAVVAWSGVRLADVLRLAELSPLGGYVLIDSADSYFESWDLASALHPQTLLATHMNGAPLPAPNGAPVRLAAPIKLGYKQSKWVTGLRVTATLGERRGTWEDQGYEWFAGL from the coding sequence GTGAACCGGCGTCAGCTCCTCGGCCTGGGCCTCGGAGGCAGTTCGTCTCTGCTGCTGGGGGGCTGCGCCCTGAACGGCGTCAGCGAAGCGGTGGGCAACGGCACCCAGCCCCTGAACGAACGCCTCGAAGCCTTGCTCCAGGGCCAGGGGAAGGTGCCGGAATTCAGGCCCGATCAGGTGGAGCCAGCCGCGCTGCTGGTGAACAGCTTCAACGGCACACCCCGCCTTGATCCAAAGCGCTACCGCCTCCAGGTGAAGGGACTGGTGGGCCGTCCCTTGAACCTTGATCTGACCGACCTTGCCGCCCTGCCCCAGCACACCTCAGTGATGCGCCACGTGTGTGTGGAGGGCTGGTCCGCGGTGGTGGCCTGGTCGGGGGTGCGCCTGGCGGACGTGCTGCGGCTGGCGGAGCTTTCGCCCCTGGGCGGCTATGTGCTGATTGATTCGGCCGACAGCTACTTCGAAAGCTGGGATCTGGCCTCGGCCCTGCACCCCCAGACCCTGCTGGCCACCCACATGAACGGGGCCCCCCTGCCGGCTCCGAACGGCGCCCCAGTGCGATTGGCCGCGCCGATCAAGCTGGGGTACAAGCAGAGCAAGTGGGTGACCGGCCTGCGGGTGACGGCGACCCTGGGGGAGCGACGCGGCACCTGGGAAGACCAGGGCTACGAGTGGTTCGCCGGGCTCTGA